In Candidatus Methylomirabilota bacterium, the genomic window AGCATCGATCACAACCGGTCCAAGACGGTGGGCGGGCTGATCTCGATTCTGGCTGTGAACCGTGGCTTCATGGAGAAGAACCGGGACGCGGTGCAGCGGCTGGTGGTGGCCTACCTGGACGTGCTCAAGTTCGCCCAGGCCAACCCCCAGCGCTGGGCCAAGATCTACGCCGAGAAGGCCGGTCTGCCCGAACCGGTGGCCGCCGAGAGCATTCGGTACACGAAGCTGGACGCCACGCTGCCACTGGAGTCCATCAAGCGCCTGTCCAAGTTCCTGTCGGACAACGGCGTCATCGCCCGCGACGTCTCGGTTGAGCTCACCCCGGCCTACAACTACGACTTTCTGAGCCGGGCAACCGGCAAGACTCCGGCGGAGCTCGGGTTGAATCAGTAGCGGTGCTGCCGAAGCGCGGCCCCTGGTTCCTGCTGCTACCGCTGGCCCTGCTCGCGCTCTGGCACCTCGCCGTGCAGCAGCGCTGGGTGATCGAGGGGATCATCCCGGGGCCGACCCAGGTGGCCGAGTCGTGGTACCGCTGGATCTTCGGCGCGCCCACGCGATCGCTCTCGCCGTATTCGGGGACGTGGGTCGCCAATGTCCTGTACTCGTCCCGCCGGGTGCTCCAGGGATTCCTCTTCGCCGCGGCCGTGGGCATCCCCCTCGGCATCTTCGTCGGCTGGAATCGCCTGGTCGCCAGGCTCGTGGACCCCACCATCCAGATGCTCCGACCGGTGCCGATCACGGCGTGGCTGCCCTTTTCCATCGCCGTCTTCGGGATCTACGACGCCGGCGCCCTGTTCCTCATCGGGCTGGGCGCCTTCTATCCCATCGTGATCAACACCACGCACGGGGTGCGCGACACCAACCTGCTCCTGCTCCGCGCTGCGCGCATGCTCGGCGCCCGCGAGGGCACCGTGCTCTTCAAGGTGGTGCTGCCCTCTGCCTTGCCATCCATCTTCACGGGCCTCCGCCTCGGTGTCGGCATCGCCTGGACGGCCGTGATCGTGGCCGAAATGATCGCCGTCAAATCGGGGCTGGGCTACGTCCTGTGGGACGCCTATTACGTAGGGCGCATGGACATCTGCGTCGCCACCATGTTCTCGGTGGGGCTGCTGGGCTTCCTTTCGGACCAGGCGATCCTTCTCGCCTCGCGGCTCTTGCTGCGCTGGCGCACGCTCGAGGCTCATGCCTGACGCGGCCGTCGAGCTCCGCGGGGTCTCGAAGGTGTTCGTCGCCCGCGACCGCCGTGTGGTGGCGCTCCAGGACATCGACCTCAGCATCGCCCGCAACGAGTTTGCCGCCATCCTCGGTCCCTCCGGCTGCGGCAAGTCCACCCTCCTGAACATGGTGGCCGGCTTCGATCGCCCGTCCGGCGGAC contains:
- a CDS encoding ABC transporter permease, which produces MLPKRGPWFLLLPLALLALWHLAVQQRWVIEGIIPGPTQVAESWYRWIFGAPTRSLSPYSGTWVANVLYSSRRVLQGFLFAAAVGIPLGIFVGWNRLVARLVDPTIQMLRPVPITAWLPFSIAVFGIYDAGALFLIGLGAFYPIVINTTHGVRDTNLLLLRAARMLGAREGTVLFKVVLPSALPSIFTGLRLGVGIAWTAVIVAEMIAVKSGLGYVLWDAYYVGRMDICVATMFSVGLLGFLSDQAILLASRLLLRWRTLEAHA